The following proteins are encoded in a genomic region of Arachis ipaensis cultivar K30076 chromosome B02, Araip1.1, whole genome shotgun sequence:
- the LOC107628398 gene encoding putative receptor protein kinase ZmPK1 has translation MNMASSTLMLFLLVLYFSFQFSSSLDALNKGHSSLSVEKAEKDVIVSENGMFSAGFFEVGDNAFSFAVWFTTTATVAWMANRDKPVNGKRSTLSLSRTGNLILVDAGQFQIWSSETESTLPTELRLGDNGNLVLRELQGGRVLWQSFDFPTDTLLPGQRLTRRTQLVSSRTESSHSSGFYMLSFDDRNVLNLLYEGPDVSSSYWPDPDLTVWSAGRFIYNNNRIAVLNSLGDFNSTDKYNARTSDYGVVLSRRLTIDHDGNLRVYSQDLSQKWYVSWQAISDGCIIHGICGANSVCRFDPQNGRKCSCVPGYKVKNQSDWSYGCESTFDATCDGSDFTFLLLDQVEFYGYDSNYVANCTYTDCESLCLNSCECKGFQLSYDKDVGYFRCYTKWKLLNGHLPADAGKLTYLKVPKRKSFPNSYGDSAIRNNGCSLKIHREYLKKNVSRFVSFLLWFATAIGVLEVACILVVLFLIRRRHNSRIDPHGRHLGTVGFRKFSYSELKKATKGFSQEIGRGAGGIVYKALLSDQRIAAVKKLNDAKQGEGEFLAEVSIIGRLNHMNLIEMWGYCAEGKHRLLVYEYMENGSLADNLSSNTLDWSKRYNIALGTARGLAYLHEECLEWILHCDIKPQNILLDSNYQPKVADFGLSKLLNRDVLNNNPNFSMIRGTRGYMAPEWVFNLAVTSKVDVYSYGIVLLEMITGKNPAADIQAINGEEPYNGRLVTWVREKRRECASCVEQIMDSTIVSNYDENKMEVLARVALECIEEDKEERPTMSQVVEMLQSQDYDPNNGGA, from the coding sequence ATGAACATGGCTTCCTCAACCTTAATGTTATTCCTTCTAGtcttgtatttttcatttcaattcTCATCTTCTTTAGATGCACTGAACAAAGGCCACTCCTCTCTCTCAGTGGAGAAAGCTGAAAAAGACGTCATTGTTTCAGAAAATGGCATGTTCTCCGCCGGCTTCTTCGAAGTCGGTGATAATGCCTTCTCCTTTGCAGTATGGTTCACCACAACGGCTACCGTTGCTTGGATGGCAAATCGCGACAAACCCGTGAATGGAAAGCGCTCAACGCTTTCTCTCTCGCGCACCGGTAATCTTATTTTGGTAGATGCAGGTCAGTTCCAAATATGGTCTTCTGAGACGGAGTCAACTCTTCCAACCGAGTTACGTCTTGGAGATAATGGCAATCTTGTTCTACGAGAGTTGCAAGGAGGACGTGTTCTGTGGCAAAGTTTTGATTTCCCAACGGACACTCTTCTTCCCGGACAACGTCTTACCAGAAGAACACAATTAGTTTCTTCAAGAACAGAGAGTAGCCATTCCTCTGGTTTCTATATGTTGTCCTTTGATGATAGAAACGTTCTTAACCTTCTTTACGAGGGCCCTGACGTGTCAAGCTCTTATTGGCCCGATCCTGATCTCACAGTTTGGAGCGCTGGAAGGTTTATTTACAATAATAACAGAATTGCGGTACTAAATTCTCTTGGAGATTTTAATTCAACGGATAAATATAATGCAAGAACATCTGATTATGGCGTGGTGCTGTCTAGAAGGTTGACAATCGATCATGATGGAAATCTTCGAGTGTACAGTCAAGATCTATCACAAAAATGGTACGTGTCATGGCAAGCCATTTCTGATGGTTGCATCATTCATGGGATCTGTGGTGCTAATAGTGTTTGCAGATTTGATCCTCAAAATGGAAGGAAGTGCTCATGTGTTCCTGGGTACAAAGTAAAGAATCAAAGTGATTGGTCTTATGGATGTGAATCCACATTTGATGCTACGTGTGATGGAAGTGACTTTACTTTCTTGCTACTGGACCAAGTTGAGTTCTATGGCTATGACTCCAATTACGTGGCCAATTGTACCTACACTGATTGTGAAAGTTTGTGCTTGAATAGTTGTGAATGCAAAGGATTTCAGCTTTCATATGACAAGGATGTGGGCTACTTCAGGTGCTATACAAAATGGAAATTACTCAACGGCCATTTGCCAGCAGATGCAGGAAAACTAACCTACTTGAAAGTACCCAAACGGAAGAGCTTCCCCAACAGCTATGGAGACTCTGCCATCAGAAACAATGGTTGTTCATTGAAAATTCATAGAGAGTATTTGAAGAAAAATGTAAGCCGTTTTGTGAGCTTCCTTTTGTGGTTTGCCACTGCAATCGGAGTTCTTGAAGTGGCTTGCATTTTGGTTGTTTTGTTCTTAATCAGGCGCCGGCATAATTCTCGCATAGATCCACATGGCCGTCATCTCGGAACAGTGGGATTCAGAAAATTTAGTTATTCGGAGCTAAAAAAGGCAACAAAAGGATTCAGCCAAGAGATTGGAAGGGGTGCAGGAGGCATTGTATACAAAGCTCTATTGTCGGATCAAAGAATTGCCGCAGTAAAGAAACTCAATGATGCTAAGCAAGGAGAAGGTGAATTCCTTGCTGAAGTGAGCATCATTGGAAGGCTCAACCACATGAACTTGATTGAAATGTGGGGTTATTGCGCCGAGGGAAAGCATCGGCTATTGGTGTACGAGTACATGGAAAATGGTTCTTTGGCAGATAACCTCTCATCCAATACACTTGATTGGAGCAAGAGGTATAACATCGCTCTCGGAACAGCAAGAGGTTTGGCATATTTACATGAAGAATGCTTGGAATGGATTTTGCACTGTGATATAAAACCTCAAAATATTCTCTTGGATTCAAATTATCAACCCAAGGTTGCAGATTTCGGATTGTCCAAGTTATTGAACAGAGATGTTCTCAACAATAATCCAAATTTCTCAATGATAAGAGGAACCAGAGGGTATATGGCGCCTGAGTGGGTTTTCAACCTAGCAGTTACTTCCAAAGTGGACGTTTATAGCTATGGAATTGTTCTCTTGGAGATGATAACCGGAAAGAATCCGGCAGCAGATATTCAAGCAATTAATGGAGAAGAACCATACAATGGGAGGCTAGTAACATGGGtgagagagaaaaggagagaaTGTGCATCTTGTGTGGAGCAAATCATGGATTCTACAATAGTGTCAAATTATGATGAGAATAAGATGGAAGTTTTGGCTAGAGTGGCATTGGAGTGCATAGAAGAGGACAAAGAAGAAAGGCCTACCATGAGCCAAGTCGTTGAAATGCTTCAAAGCCAAGATTATGATCCTAATAATGGTGGAGCATAA